One Acidiferrobacter thiooxydans DNA window includes the following coding sequences:
- a CDS encoding plasma-membrane proton-efflux P-type ATPase, with protein MMGEAASERKKEHVVNPKGLTSEEVTRLLAEYGPNVIAEDKPNPFRLFFKKLWGPVPWMLEATLVLEIIMGNNIEGLIIGFLLIFNAILGFMHQQKAQNALNMLRTRLQIMARVLRDGAWKQVASSELVPGDYVHLRVGDFAPADLVIAEGQVLVDQSALTGESVPVEREPGEVVYSGSVLRRGEASGSVTATGSKSFFGKTAELMRGAGSRSHAEELVMSIVRYLLLMDGALVIAILIYAAITGLSFMKVMPFALILLVASVPVALTATFTLTSAVASLDLSSKGVLLTRLAAIEESAAMNELCSDKTGTLTLNELTLSGMQTADGVDDADLLLMGALASDERTQDPLDKAILARLAETGVRAPEKTGFIPFDPATKRSEATFTRDGETWRAVKGAPHVVAKLAGADGEFWETAIADLAASGARVLGVAAGRDGALTFKGLIALADPPRPEARGIIADLRQLGVRVRMVTGDSMATARVVAAELGMEGVVIGGRDEIAKGAICDIYAGVYPEDKFRLVQTFQNIGHTVGMTGDGVNDAPALKQAEVGIAVSSATDVAKAAASMVLTESGLKGVVEAVKTGRRVYQRLLTYTLNKIVKTIQVAVFLSLGLIIFRHFVVTPLLVLLLLFANDFVTMSIANDNVRVSREPDIWNVRVLIKTSLIIAVAWLVYIFAVFGVGKDVLGLPIAELRTLSFLGLVYSGLSNVLLVRERSYMWSSRPGTYLLLAIVGDVILVSLLAHFGLFGMMAPVTWSAIGLLLAFTILFVTLLDLIKVPLLRSPTSRTAEASAT; from the coding sequence ATGATGGGCGAGGCAGCGAGTGAGCGTAAGAAGGAGCATGTAGTAAACCCCAAGGGCCTGACCAGCGAAGAGGTGACACGGTTATTGGCCGAGTACGGGCCGAATGTCATCGCCGAGGACAAACCCAATCCGTTCCGGCTGTTTTTCAAAAAGCTATGGGGGCCAGTGCCGTGGATGCTCGAGGCCACGTTGGTCCTAGAGATCATCATGGGCAACAACATCGAAGGCCTCATCATCGGCTTTCTGCTGATATTCAACGCCATCCTCGGTTTCATGCATCAGCAAAAGGCCCAGAACGCCCTCAATATGCTAAGGACGCGCCTGCAGATCATGGCGCGCGTGCTGCGCGACGGCGCGTGGAAGCAGGTCGCCTCCTCAGAGCTTGTGCCCGGCGACTACGTGCATCTGCGCGTCGGCGACTTCGCGCCGGCGGATCTTGTGATCGCCGAGGGGCAGGTGCTGGTCGATCAATCGGCGCTCACCGGGGAGTCGGTGCCGGTGGAGCGCGAGCCGGGGGAGGTCGTATATTCGGGGTCGGTGCTGCGTCGCGGGGAGGCGAGCGGCAGCGTGACGGCGACCGGCAGCAAGAGCTTCTTTGGCAAGACCGCGGAGCTGATGCGCGGCGCCGGCAGCCGCAGCCATGCCGAGGAGTTGGTCATGTCCATCGTCCGTTATCTGCTGCTGATGGACGGCGCGTTGGTGATCGCGATCCTCATCTACGCGGCTATCACCGGTCTCTCGTTCATGAAGGTGATGCCGTTTGCGCTCATCTTGCTCGTCGCCTCGGTGCCGGTCGCACTCACCGCGACCTTCACGCTCACAAGCGCCGTGGCCTCACTCGATCTGTCCAGCAAGGGTGTGCTGCTCACGCGGCTTGCGGCCATCGAGGAATCGGCGGCCATGAACGAGCTTTGCAGCGACAAGACCGGGACCCTGACCCTGAACGAGCTCACGCTCTCGGGCATGCAGACGGCCGACGGCGTGGACGACGCCGACCTTCTGCTCATGGGCGCGCTCGCGAGCGACGAACGCACCCAGGACCCCCTGGACAAGGCGATCCTGGCGCGGCTCGCGGAGACCGGTGTGCGTGCCCCCGAAAAGACCGGCTTCATACCCTTCGACCCGGCCACCAAGCGCTCCGAGGCGACCTTCACGCGCGACGGCGAGACATGGCGCGCGGTCAAGGGTGCGCCGCATGTCGTGGCCAAGCTCGCCGGCGCCGACGGTGAGTTCTGGGAGACCGCGATCGCCGATCTCGCCGCGAGCGGGGCCCGCGTCCTTGGGGTCGCGGCTGGCCGTGACGGGGCCCTTACGTTCAAGGGGCTGATCGCGCTCGCCGACCCGCCACGCCCCGAGGCCCGCGGGATCATAGCCGATCTCCGTCAGTTGGGCGTGAGGGTGCGTATGGTGACCGGCGACAGCATGGCCACCGCGCGGGTCGTGGCCGCGGAGCTCGGCATGGAGGGGGTTGTGATCGGCGGCCGCGACGAGATCGCCAAGGGCGCCATCTGTGACATCTACGCCGGCGTCTATCCGGAGGACAAGTTCCGCCTGGTGCAGACCTTCCAGAATATCGGACACACAGTCGGGATGACCGGCGACGGGGTAAACGACGCGCCGGCCTTGAAACAGGCGGAGGTCGGGATCGCGGTGTCGAGCGCCACCGACGTCGCCAAGGCGGCGGCCAGCATGGTGCTGACCGAATCTGGCCTGAAGGGGGTGGTGGAGGCGGTCAAGACCGGGCGGCGGGTCTATCAGCGGCTTTTAACCTACACACTGAACAAGATCGTGAAGACCATACAGGTGGCGGTGTTCCTGAGCCTTGGGCTAATCATATTTCGGCACTTCGTGGTAACGCCGCTGCTCGTGCTGTTGCTGCTGTTCGCTAATGACTTCGTGACCATGTCGATTGCCAACGACAACGTGCGCGTGTCGCGCGAACCGGACATCTGGAACGTGCGCGTGCTCATCAAAACCTCGCTCATCATCGCCGTCGCATGGCTCGTCTACATCTTCGCGGTGTTTGGCGTGGGCAAAGACGTGCTGGGACTGCCGATTGCCGAACTGCGCACCCTAAGCTTCCTGGGTCTCGTGTATTCGGGCCTGTCCAACGTGCTTCTGGTGCGCGAGCGCTCCTATATGTGGTCCTCGCGCCCGGGCACCTATCTGCTGCTCGCGATCGTGGGCGACGTCATCCTGGTCTCGCTGCTCGCGCACTTCGGGCTGTTTGGCATGATGGCGCCCGTGACATGGTCGGCGATCGGCCTGCTGCTCGCGTTCACGATCCTCTTTGTGACGCTGCTCGACCTCATAAAGGTGCCGTTATTGCGCTCCCCGACATCGCGCACCGCCGAGGCCAGCGCCACCTAA
- a CDS encoding CBS domain-containing protein, with translation MLVKDVMTTKMKTVRPDSALRDVATVLGFYHISGLPVVTEDGTLVGVISEKDVLRALYPKIDDAIQLSASVQFGDLDSEFRDVMDARVSEFMTAHVFTVGPEDPILRAVAVMIAHKIRRIPVAVDHKLVGILSIGDVHKAVLKETFDHKLGQGSKKPQLKPRV, from the coding sequence ATGCTCGTAAAAGACGTCATGACCACAAAAATGAAGACCGTACGGCCGGATAGCGCGCTGCGCGACGTGGCGACCGTGCTCGGGTTCTATCACATAAGCGGCCTGCCGGTGGTGACCGAAGACGGGACCCTCGTCGGCGTGATATCCGAAAAAGACGTGCTGCGCGCCCTGTACCCGAAGATAGATGACGCCATCCAGCTGTCGGCATCCGTGCAGTTTGGGGATCTCGACAGCGAGTTTCGTGACGTCATGGATGCGCGGGTCTCGGAGTTCATGACCGCCCATGTGTTTACCGTGGGGCCCGAGGATCCGATCCTGCGCGCGGTGGCGGTCATGATCGCCCATAAGATCCGGCGCATTCCCGTGGCCGTGGACCACAAGCTTGTCGGGATCCTCAGCATCGGCGATGTCCACAAGGCGGTCTTGAAGGAGACCTTCGATCACAAGCTTGGTCAGGGCAGCAAGAAACCGCAGCTAAAACCGCGGGTATAG
- a CDS encoding Hsp20/alpha crystallin family protein translates to MAALMPSPTNSGWTLVNDELDNLLEGFFRPLRRRTENGVAAGAVPAMDVTERDNEYVIRMDMPGVSREDIDITLAEGVLTVSGEVKRQHEEKAGDRLIREERCYGKLSRSVRLGSHIDDKKVSASYKDGVLELTLPKAEEMKPKKITIA, encoded by the coding sequence ATGGCAGCTTTGATGCCGAGCCCGACGAATTCGGGATGGACTCTTGTAAACGATGAACTGGACAACCTGCTGGAGGGCTTTTTCCGGCCCCTGCGGCGCAGGACGGAGAATGGCGTAGCGGCGGGCGCGGTACCGGCCATGGACGTGACCGAGCGCGACAACGAGTATGTGATCCGCATGGACATGCCAGGCGTCAGTCGCGAGGATATCGACATTACCCTCGCCGAGGGCGTATTGACGGTCTCCGGCGAGGTCAAGCGCCAGCATGAGGAGAAGGCGGGCGATCGCCTGATCCGCGAGGAGCGCTGCTATGGCAAGCTGTCGCGCAGTGTGCGTCTTGGGTCGCATATCGACGACAAGAAGGTGTCGGCGAGCTATAAGGACGGTGTACTGGAGCTTACGCTGCCGAAGGCCGAGGAGATGAAGCCGAAGAAGATCACGATCGCCTAA
- the argB gene encoding acetylglutamate kinase: MPSSSSVGLLIEALPYIRKFQGKTFVIKYGGNAMVDPALKDGFARDIVLMKLVGMNPVVVHGGGPQIGRLLSRIGKESQFVQGMRVTDQETMDVVEMVLGGLVNKEIVHLINRHGGKAVGLSGKDGAMIKARKLALHAVPGEGLPSEIIDIGHVGEVTGINAELVSLLDGGDFIPVIAPIGIGDDGATYNINADLVAGSLAATLSAEKLLLLTNTAGVLGADGQLMARVDAAHVERLVAEGVIHGGMLPKVRCALDAVAAGVGSAHIVDGRVAHAVLLEVLTDDGVGTLIHA, from the coding sequence GTGCCGTCCTCGTCATCCGTCGGCCTCCTCATCGAGGCGCTTCCCTATATCCGAAAGTTCCAAGGCAAGACCTTCGTGATCAAATACGGGGGCAACGCCATGGTGGATCCGGCCCTGAAGGATGGGTTCGCGCGCGACATCGTGTTGATGAAGCTCGTCGGTATGAATCCGGTCGTGGTCCATGGCGGCGGCCCCCAGATCGGCCGGCTGCTTTCGCGTATCGGCAAGGAAAGCCAGTTTGTGCAAGGGATGCGGGTCACCGATCAGGAGACGATGGACGTTGTCGAGATGGTCCTTGGGGGGCTCGTCAACAAGGAGATCGTGCACCTGATCAACCGCCACGGCGGCAAGGCGGTGGGGCTGTCTGGCAAGGATGGGGCCATGATAAAGGCCCGCAAACTGGCCCTGCACGCGGTCCCGGGCGAGGGCCTGCCAAGCGAGATCATCGACATCGGGCATGTCGGCGAGGTCACGGGCATAAACGCGGAGCTCGTGAGCCTGCTCGATGGGGGCGATTTCATTCCGGTGATAGCCCCGATCGGCATCGGTGATGACGGGGCGACCTATAATATCAACGCCGACCTCGTCGCCGGCTCTCTAGCGGCGACCCTGAGCGCCGAAAAGCTGTTGTTGCTGACCAATACCGCGGGTGTTCTAGGGGCGGATGGGCAGCTCATGGCGCGTGTCGATGCCGCGCATGTCGAACGTCTGGTGGCCGAGGGAGTAATCCACGGCGGGATGCTCCCCAAGGTGCGTTGCGCGTTGGACGCGGTGGCCGCCGGGGTCGGATCGGCGCATATCGTTGACGGGCGCGTCGCCCATGCGGTATTGCTCGAGGTTCTGACGGACGATGGCGTCGGCACTTTGATCCACGCCTGA
- the slmA gene encoding nucleoid occlusion factor SlmA, with the protein MARPRRGERRQEILETLARLLEETSGAPITTAQLASAVGVSEAALYRHFPSKARMFEALFEFIEESLFTRINRIGAEPVASSIKVGQVLHLWLAFADKNHGLANLLQGAVLAGEHERLRDRLAQLYDRLETHLRALLRDANLPSGLPAPSVCAQLLLATADGRVAQAVRTRFRISPLAEWDTQWAVLSAALFAHEPVS; encoded by the coding sequence ATGGCCCGACCCCGTCGCGGCGAGCGCCGCCAGGAGATCCTGGAGACCTTGGCGCGCCTTCTCGAGGAGACCTCGGGGGCGCCCATCACCACCGCCCAGCTGGCGTCGGCGGTGGGCGTGTCCGAGGCCGCGCTCTATCGGCATTTCCCGAGCAAGGCGCGGATGTTTGAGGCGTTGTTCGAATTCATCGAAGAAAGCCTCTTTACGCGCATCAACCGCATCGGTGCAGAACCGGTGGCGAGCTCCATCAAGGTCGGCCAGGTCTTGCATCTGTGGTTGGCCTTTGCCGACAAGAATCACGGGCTTGCGAACCTGCTCCAGGGGGCGGTGCTGGCCGGAGAGCACGAGCGCCTACGCGATCGGTTGGCGCAACTCTATGACCGTCTGGAGACCCACCTGCGCGCCCTGTTGCGGGACGCTAACCTTCCCTCGGGTCTGCCCGCGCCCTCGGTCTGCGCCCAGCTCTTGCTGGCCACCGCCGACGGGCGCGTGGCGCAGGCCGTACGCACGCGATTTCGCATATCACCGCTGGCCGAGTGGGACACCCAGTGGGCGGTTCTTAGCGCCGCCCTGTTCGCCCACGAGCCCGTGTCTTAG
- a CDS encoding HesA/MoeB/ThiF family protein, producing MDDAALLRHSAHIFLPEMGVEGVLRLARARVLIVGLGGLGSVVALYLARGGVGELVLADPDTVTLSNLPRQILYADRHVGQLKTDAAHETLAGLGASGLRLVPERLQGARLADEVARVDLVCDASDNFATRFAINEACAQAAIPLVSAAVIRMTGQLLVVHPGDSAAGCYRCLYPEGGEDAESCSERGVLGPVAGALATLQAAEAMKVLAGIPTPLSRDLWMFDDATLESRRVRRRRDPDCPVCKTRP from the coding sequence GTGGATGACGCCGCGCTCCTGCGCCATAGCGCCCACATCTTCCTGCCGGAAATGGGTGTCGAGGGGGTCTTGCGCCTTGCCCGCGCGCGCGTGCTGATCGTGGGCCTGGGCGGTCTCGGCTCGGTGGTGGCCTTGTATCTGGCGCGCGGCGGGGTCGGCGAACTCGTACTGGCCGATCCCGACACCGTGACCCTCTCCAACCTCCCGCGCCAGATCCTGTACGCCGACCGTCATGTCGGTCAACTCAAGACCGATGCCGCGCACGAGACCCTCGCGGGCCTGGGGGCGAGCGGCCTGCGCCTCGTCCCGGAGCGCCTGCAGGGCGCACGCCTGGCAGACGAGGTGGCGCGCGTCGACCTGGTGTGCGATGCCTCCGACAATTTCGCCACGCGCTTTGCGATTAATGAGGCCTGCGCGCAGGCCGCCATCCCCTTGGTGTCGGCGGCGGTGATCCGCATGACAGGCCAATTGCTCGTGGTACATCCGGGGGATAGCGCGGCTGGCTGCTATCGCTGCCTGTATCCCGAGGGCGGAGAGGACGCCGAGAGCTGTTCCGAGCGCGGGGTCCTGGGGCCGGTGGCCGGGGCGCTCGCCACCTTGCAGGCCGCCGAGGCCATGAAGGTACTGGCCGGTATCCCCACACCCCTGTCGCGCGATCTGTGGATGTTCGATGACGCAACCCTGGAGAGCCGTCGCGTCCGGCGTCGCCGGGACCCTGACTGCCCGGTGTGCAAGACCCGGCCCTGA
- the prmC gene encoding peptide chain release factor N(5)-glutamine methyltransferase has protein sequence MTTVRAFLAEVARPTPGCPAGQSPCCPVQEVWALGCHVLRRPLARLLAASAAERLDPEDEARWRALIARRALGEPLAYLVGHAEFWSLALSVTPDVLVPRPETEILVERALDTPAVEGATYLDVGTGSGAVALALKKERPRALVAACDQSPAALAIARANATALGLDVAFWNGSWSDAIAACSCDLVVSNPPYIESADPCLNGDGLRYEPRDALDGGDDGLRAIAALIPAAVRVLRPGGRLLIEHGARQDRPVRSLFEHAGLTDIVTHPDYAGHARVTGGIWRG, from the coding sequence ATGACGACCGTGCGCGCCTTCCTGGCAGAGGTCGCGCGCCCGACCCCCGGATGCCCCGCCGGACAGTCGCCATGTTGCCCCGTGCAGGAGGTGTGGGCGCTCGGCTGCCATGTCCTGCGGCGCCCGCTCGCGCGGCTGCTGGCGGCCAGTGCCGCCGAGAGATTGGACCCCGAGGACGAGGCGCGCTGGCGTGCGCTCATCGCGCGCCGCGCGCTCGGTGAGCCACTTGCCTACCTCGTCGGCCACGCGGAATTCTGGTCGCTTGCCCTTAGCGTCACACCAGACGTGCTGGTGCCGCGACCCGAGACCGAGATCCTGGTGGAGCGGGCACTGGATACGCCGGCCGTTGAAGGGGCCACGTATCTCGATGTCGGAACCGGGTCGGGGGCAGTGGCGCTCGCCCTCAAAAAGGAGCGGCCGCGGGCACTGGTCGCGGCCTGCGATCAAAGTCCGGCGGCGCTGGCCATAGCGCGCGCCAACGCCACGGCCTTGGGGCTCGACGTGGCCTTCTGGAACGGCTCCTGGAGCGACGCGATCGCCGCTTGCTCTTGCGATCTCGTGGTGAGCAACCCCCCTTACATCGAGAGCGCCGATCCCTGTCTCAACGGTGACGGATTGCGATACGAACCGCGCGACGCCCTCGACGGCGGGGACGACGGCCTGCGCGCCATCGCCGCATTGATCCCCGCGGCGGTACGCGTCCTGCGCCCCGGCGGTCGTCTGCTCATCGAGCACGGCGCCCGGCAGGACCGTCCGGTCCGATCACTCTTTGAACACGCAGGCCTCACGGACATCGTCACCCACCCCGACTATGCGGGTCACGCGCGCGTGACCGGGGGGATTTGGCGTGGATGA
- the prfA gene encoding peptide chain release factor 1: protein MQSSLTTKLERLASRLEETTAELSDPLVTQDQERFRRLSREHAELTPVVERFTVWRRTEEQMAAAQSLLQDTDPEVRAMASEEIAALARLRESCEADLKRLMLPRDPNDERNIFLEVRAGTGGDEAALFAGDLYRMYAGYAARQGWHMEIVHASDGEHGGYKEIIARLAGPSVYSRLKFESGGHRVQRVPVTEAQGRIHTSACTVAVMAEVEEREITINPADLKIDTFRASGAGGQHVNKTDSAIRITHLPTGLVVECQDERSQHKNRSRALSILASRLREQELRAKQEQEAATRRRLVGSGDRSERIRTYNFPQGRVTDHRINLTLYRLERVLEGDLDELIDALIAEDQTEQLAALALE, encoded by the coding sequence ATGCAGTCCTCGCTGACTACCAAACTCGAGCGTCTGGCATCGCGGCTCGAGGAGACCACAGCCGAGCTCTCGGACCCGCTCGTGACCCAGGACCAGGAACGCTTCCGGCGGCTGTCGCGCGAACACGCCGAACTCACCCCCGTGGTAGAGCGCTTCACCGTCTGGCGCCGGACCGAGGAGCAGATGGCGGCCGCCCAATCCCTGCTGCAAGATACCGATCCCGAGGTGCGCGCCATGGCGAGCGAGGAGATCGCGGCACTCGCCCGCTTGCGCGAGTCCTGCGAGGCGGACCTCAAGCGCCTCATGTTGCCGCGCGATCCCAATGACGAACGCAACATCTTCCTTGAGGTGCGCGCCGGCACCGGCGGCGACGAGGCCGCGCTGTTCGCGGGCGACCTGTATCGCATGTACGCGGGTTATGCGGCGCGCCAGGGCTGGCACATGGAGATCGTCCATGCCAGCGACGGCGAACATGGCGGCTACAAGGAGATCATCGCGCGATTGGCCGGCCCCTCAGTCTATTCGCGACTCAAGTTCGAATCGGGGGGACACAGGGTCCAGCGCGTGCCGGTCACCGAGGCGCAGGGGCGCATTCACACCTCGGCGTGTACGGTCGCGGTGATGGCCGAGGTGGAGGAGCGCGAGATCACGATCAACCCGGCGGACCTCAAGATCGACACCTTTCGCGCCTCGGGGGCCGGTGGCCAGCATGTCAACAAGACCGATTCGGCGATTCGCATCACGCATCTCCCCACAGGGCTTGTCGTCGAATGCCAGGACGAGCGATCGCAACACAAGAACCGCTCGCGGGCGCTGTCGATCCTGGCCTCGCGACTACGTGAACAGGAGTTGCGCGCCAAACAGGAGCAGGAGGCGGCCACGCGCCGCCGGCTTGTGGGCAGCGGCGACCGCTCCGAGCGCATACGCACCTATAACTTTCCCCAAGGGCGGGTGACCGATCATCGCATCAATCTCACCCTCTACCGCCTGGAGCGCGTCCTCGAAGGCGACCTGGACGAGCTGATCGACGCCTTGATCGCCGAGGACCAGACCGAACAGCTCGCCGCGCTCGCCCTCGAATGA
- the hemA gene encoding glutamyl-tRNA reductase — translation MHLVTLGINHKTAPVALREQAAFDPQTLPDALRAVTEAGAGEATILSTCNRTELYCGLDSASEESLIDWFCHYHRLTPRTVRPYLYVHDGRLAVAHAFRVASGLDSLVLGEPQILGQMKTAFAAAYKAGTTGKLLNRLFQHTFSVAKQVRTDTAIGANAVSVAYAAVSLARRIFDNLSHQTVLLIGAGEMIELAARHLKEQGIRRMIVANRTVERASSLGGIYGAEAVSLLELSDYLASADIVISCTASVLPLLGKGAVESALKARKHRPMFLVDLAVPRDIEPEVGELSDVYLYTIDDLKGVIEENMESRQAAARQAETIIEGEVIEFMRWVRSLDSVPTVRALRAATEALRDAELERARRALERGEPAEQVLLRFAHALTNKFMHAPSTTLRDAKTGSDLDLVGATRALFRLDDKAS, via the coding sequence ATGCACCTCGTAACACTGGGCATCAACCATAAAACCGCACCGGTCGCACTCCGCGAGCAGGCGGCCTTTGATCCGCAGACCCTGCCCGATGCCCTGCGCGCCGTGACCGAGGCTGGGGCCGGCGAGGCCACGATCCTGTCGACCTGCAACCGCACGGAACTCTACTGCGGTCTAGACAGCGCCTCCGAGGAATCGCTGATCGACTGGTTTTGTCACTACCACAGACTCACCCCGCGCACGGTCCGTCCGTATCTCTATGTTCATGATGGGCGTCTGGCGGTCGCGCACGCCTTTCGCGTGGCCTCCGGCCTCGACTCCCTGGTCCTCGGCGAACCGCAGATATTGGGCCAGATGAAGACCGCGTTCGCCGCGGCCTACAAGGCCGGAACCACCGGCAAGCTCTTGAACCGCCTGTTCCAGCACACCTTCTCGGTCGCAAAGCAGGTGCGCACGGACACCGCCATCGGCGCCAATGCGGTATCGGTGGCGTACGCGGCGGTGAGTCTCGCGCGGCGCATCTTCGACAATCTGTCTCATCAGACGGTGCTGTTGATCGGCGCCGGCGAAATGATAGAACTGGCCGCCCGTCACCTGAAGGAACAAGGGATCCGGCGCATGATCGTGGCCAATCGGACCGTCGAGCGCGCGAGCAGCCTCGGGGGCATCTACGGGGCCGAGGCGGTGTCGCTTCTCGAGCTCTCGGACTATCTGGCGAGCGCCGATATCGTGATCTCGTGCACCGCGAGTGTCCTGCCGCTGCTCGGCAAAGGCGCGGTGGAAAGCGCGCTGAAGGCACGCAAGCACCGCCCGATGTTCCTCGTCGATCTCGCCGTGCCGCGCGACATAGAGCCGGAGGTCGGCGAACTGTCCGACGTCTATCTGTACACCATAGACGACCTGAAAGGCGTCATAGAGGAGAACATGGAATCCCGCCAGGCGGCCGCTCGTCAGGCGGAGACGATCATCGAGGGCGAGGTGATCGAGTTCATGCGCTGGGTACGCTCACTGGATTCGGTGCCCACGGTACGCGCGCTGCGGGCGGCCACCGAGGCCTTGCGGGACGCCGAGCTCGAACGCGCCCGGCGGGCGCTAGAGCGCGGCGAGCCCGCCGAGCAGGTGCTGCTGCGCTTCGCCCATGCCCTCACCAACAAATTCATGCACGCCCCGAGCACGACCTTGCGGGATGCCAAGACCGGCAGCGATCTCGACCTGGTCGGCGCAACCCGCGCCCTGTTCCGACTCGACGACAAGGCATCCTGA